CTACAAGAACCATGAATAGTGGTGTGATGAATCCAATTGCAGCCAATGCATCTGAACCGATACCAGCTACCCATATGCTGTCTGCAAGGTTATACATCATAATCAATAGCATGGAAACCATCATAGGCACACTAAGCTTTCTTATAGCCCTTTTCGGATCTCCAGTAATTACCTCAATATTTTTATTCTTTTCTTTATTTTCGCTCATTAATCCTTTTCCCCTTAATCATAACATTTTCTAAAAATAATTCTTACAGTATTTCATTATATATCTTTATCAATATATAATTGTTGTATAAAATATTTAAAAGATATCATCTGAGCTATCAATTATTCTATTGATAAGTTTTATAAACTATTAAATTAAATATATAAACATTATATTTAATACTAAAATTAGTAAACGTTTCAATAAACTAATTTCTCTATTGAATATATTGGTTTATTGTTTAAAAATTAAAACGATAAAACCTTACTATTAAATTTATAAAATTATTAAAAAACAAAAAAGGAGTCTTTAATATGAAAATGTATTATGATGACGATGTTGACGCAGAAGTCGTTGCAGACAAAACCATTGCTGTAATCGGATATGGAAGTCAAGGACGTGGTCAATCTAGAAACATGGCTGACAGTGGATTAAATGTAATTGTTGGTCTTAGAGAAGGAGGTTCATCCTGGCAAAAAGCTGTTGATGATGGAATGAATGTAAAAACTATTGAAGAAGCTGCTGAAGCTGCAGACATTATCCACATCTTATTACCTGATGAAACCCAAGAAAAAGTTTACAAAGAACAAATCGCTCCTTATGTTGAAGCTGGAAACACAATTTCATTCTCTCACGGTTACAACATTCACTTTGGATTAATCCAACCTGGAGAAGATGTAAACATTGTAATGTTTGCACCTAAAGGACCTGGTTCTCGTGTCAGAACCACTTACTTAGACGGTTTCGGTATTCCTGGTCTCGTAGCTATTGAACAAGATGCTACCGGTGACGCATTGCAAATTGCATTAGGTATGGCAAAAGCTGTTGGCCTTACCAGAGCAGGTGTAATTGAAACCACCTTCCAAGAAGAAACTGAAACTGACTTATTCGGTGAACAAGCAGTATTATGTGGTGGACTCAGTGCACTTATCAAAGCAGGATTTGAAACTTTAGTAGAAGCAGGTTACCAACCTGAAATCGCTTACTTTGAAACCTGTCACGAAGTAAAACTCATTGTAGATGATATCTACGAAAACGGTATGGCTGGAATGTGGCATGATGTAAGTAACACTGCTGAATACGGTGGATTAACCAGAGGTAACAGAATTATCACTGATGCTACTAAAGCTGAAATGAAAGCAATCTTAACCGAAATCCAAGATGGAACCTTCAAAAAACAATTTGCAGATGAAAACGCAACTGATGCAGCAAACTTAAAAGAAATGAGAGCTGCTGAAGAAAAAGAAGACATCGAAATTGTCGGTAAAAGATTAAGAATTGCTTGTGGATTACAAAAAGAAGATGAATAACCAAGCTTTTTAGCCTTCGGCTAAAAACCTTGACCAAAATTTTTTACTAGTTACTATACTAGTTTCTTCTTTCTTTTTTATTTTTTCTTTTTTTAGTTATTTTTACAATATTATCTATTTTTATCAAATTTTTCTTTCAAACTTTTTAAATACTTCTTGTTTTTAAATATTATATAAAAGTTTTTAAACTATGCCAAATATATCTAAATTAACTAATGAAAACTCTAATTAATTTCAAATTTTAAATTATTATTCTTTAAAATTTTAAAAAATTTATTGTGATTAAAATGGTATTTGTAGGTATGGATCATGGAACTACCGGCATTTCATTTGCAATAATGAATGAGAGGCAAGTTCTTGATGTTTTTAAGATATCTCGTGAAGATAGTAAGGCTGGAAAAGTGTCAGCTATTGAAGAGTTGTCTAAACGTATAGATTTGGATGATATTGAATTAATGATTATCACTTATGCAATGGGGGATGGAATCAGCACCATTCTTCCAATGGAAAGGGTTGAAAACAGAGGAATTCTTTCAATTGGCGGTGCAGGTAAGGTAACTGGTGGAGGAACATCAGTTTATTCAGAAATTGAAAATGCTGACTTGCCGGTATTGATGATTCCAGGAATTCATAAGAATTGCGAGTGGCTAGACCCATTATTCAGAGCAGCTTATTCCCATCATGCAAGCCCTGAAAAAATAAGCATTGTCTATAACGCTTATCTTGAAACCAATTGGGAAAACATGATTGTTGCAGACATCAGTTCCAACAGCGTTGACTTGCTTGTTGAAGATGGCATTATAAAAGGAGCTATTGATGCTTGTTGCGGTGCAATGGGTGTTGTTCATGGTCCTCTTGACTTGGAAATGATTCGGGACATCGATGATGGAAAACGCACAGCAAATGAATGCTTCTCACATGCAGGAGCTATAAAGATTGCTGGAATTGACAATAAGGTTGCATTCATGAAGGATGAGCTTTTAAACAATTACAGAAATGGTGATGAGAAAGCAAAGCTTGCTATCGACACTATGATAATGACTGTAGCTATGGAAATAGCAGGATTGATAGCAGTCAGTAAAAATGAGATTGAAGGAATTGTTCTTACAGGGTCTATGGGTTCTATGAAAGATCCTGTTGATTTTGAGAAAGAGTTGAACAAGTACTTCAAGAACAAGTACCCAACCAAGATCATTTCAAGCGAATCTGGAGCTATTGGTGCAGCACAGATTGCAAGGGATATTGCTCATGGAAAAAGAGAAATCATGGGTATAAAAGTTGAGCTTTAATTGTATACAAGTTGTATACAATATATTTTTTTTAAACTATTTTTCTATTTTTTTCTGTATTCTTTGATTTTAAATTTTTTAAAAAAAGACTTTAAAATTCATGCTTTAAAAAAATACACATTATTTTTTCTTTTTTATAAAAATTTTTTCTACAATAGAAAATTAAAAATAGCTATTTTAAAATAGGGATAAATAATTTTTTAAAATGATTATATAATAAATTTCATGAAATAAATAAAAAAATAAAAATAGTAAAATTTAGAGAAATATTCTCTAAACTTTTTTTTTAAGTTGATTAGAGTATTAAACTTCCAATCAAGACGATTAATCCTACAATCCAACAGTAGTATGCGAATATGTCCAAGCTTTTTTCTCTAACGATTTTAAGCAATACGCTAATAGCTAAGTATCCTGAAATAACTGCAACGACAAATCCTGCAATGCAAGCACCTATTTCAATATTTCCTCCGCTTAAATCCTTGAGTTGGAAAACCGCCGCACCTAAAATTGCTGGAATTGATAAGATGAAACTGAATTTTGCTGCAAATTCCTTATCCAATCCTGCAAACAATCCAGCAGCTATTGTGGTACCTGAACGAGAAAGTCCTGGCAATACAGCTAATGCTTGTCCGCATCCCATGATAAGAGCTTCTTTAATGGTCACGTTTCTAACATCTATTCTGCCGCTGTTCATTCTTTGGGATGCATATAAAAGACAACCGGTTACTAAAAGTAGGAATGCAGGTATGGTCAATCCCTGAAACATTGATTCAATCATATCGTTGAACAATACTCCCACAACACCTACAGGAATGGTAGCCAATATTGTAAGCCAAGCCAATTTCTTGTAAGGGTCTTTCTTGATTTCTCCCATGAAATTCCCGTTCTTTAAGTCAACAAGACTTAAAAGGAATCCTTTAATCATATTTACAATATCATTAAAGAAATACACTATTACAGCCACAAGGGTTCCTACGTGCATCAACACATCAAAGGCAAGTCCTACATCGCTTACGCCTAATGCCTGTTGAGCAAAAATCAAATGAGCAGAACTGCTTACAGGCAGAAATTCAGTTAATCCTTGGACAAGTCCAATGATTATTGCTTGAAAAATATCCATTATTTCAACTCGTTTATTTTTTTATAAGAATTTTAATTCAGTTAAGTCTTAAAAAGTTTTAAAAAAAATTTAATTAACTCATGTCTATTCGACATAAGTTAACCAATTATGAATGTCTTCAGATCTTCCATATACTGCATCGAAGTATTTTTCTTGCAATTCTTTAGTTACAGGTCCTCTTGATCCAATACCAATTTGTCTGTTGTCAATTGCACGGATTGGAGTAACTTCTGCTGCACTTCCAGTAAAGAATACTTCATCAGCTAAGTATAATCTTTCTCTTGAGATGGTTTCTTCAGAAACTTCATAACCTAAGTCTTTTGCAATGGTCATGATACTGTCCCTGGTAATTCCTCTAAGAATGGAAGAACCTAAATCTGGAGTGATGATTTTTCCATTTTCTACGATGAAAATGTTTTCTCCACTACCTTCTGCAACATGTCCATGATAATCTAATTGTATAGCTTCATCGTATCCATGTTCTCCTGCTTCCAAGTTAGCAAGTTGGGAGTTCATGTAGTTAGCTGCAGCTTTTGCAAGAACAGGTAATGTTCCTGGTGCAGGTTTTCTCCAGGTGGAAATACCGATGTTTGCACCTTGTTCCATTTCCTCTTCTCCAATGTATGCTCCCCATTCCCACACAGCAATGGTAGTGTTTACAGGACAGTTTAATGGGTTTACACCTAATTCACCAAAGCCTCTGAAAGTGATTGGTCTGATGTAACATCCTTTTAAGTTGTTTTCCTTAATGGTTTCTATGATTGCATCACAGATTTCCTCTTGAGTAAATGGAATTTCCATTTTGTAAATTTTAGCGGAATCAAATAATCTTTGTACGTGTTCTTTTAAACGGAATACAGCAGGTCCATTTTCAGTTTCATAACATCTTATACCTTCGAATACTGCAGTTCCATAGTGGACTACGTGAGAGAGAACGCTGATTTTAGCATCTTTTAATGCTACAAATTCTCCATCCATCCAAACTTTTAAATTTTCATCAAATGCCATATTTTCACCTTTTGTTTTTTTAAAAGTATTTATTTAATGTCAAATTTTAATGTCAATGTAGTTAGTTAAGAATTGTTTTATTTAATCAGCACTTTGGGTTGATTAAAAGTTTTTAAAAAATAATTCCTTTATTAACTATTTATTTTTTATATTTTAAATATATTGCTTATTTTAAGGATTTTTCATTAGATATTTTTGTATTTTATTCATTTATAGCTTATTTTTTTAAGATAACCTCTAAGATTTTTATTTTAAATCTTTTCCATCGAAAGTTTTAAATAAGATGTTAACAATATTTATTATGTAGTATGGTTCCGTGGTCTAGGGGTATGATATCTCGCTTACAACGAGAGGATCACGAGTTCGAATCTCGTCGGAACCACTCCCAAGCTTTTTGACCTTCGGTCAAAAACCTTGACCAAAATTTTTTCTCATTTTTTGAGAAAATTTTTTTTTACTTTATTTTTTGAATTAATTTTTTTATAAACTTTAATTCTATTTTTTTGCAATGGTTCCGTGGTCTAGGGGTATGATATCTCGCTTACAACGAGAGGATCACGAGTTCGAATCTCGTCGGAACCACTTCTCAACTTTTTTTTTGAAATTTTTTTATCATTCATTTCTTTTCAATTAGCTATTTTTAGTTCCCATTCATCTGTTCGTTAATGATAGAATAATTATTTTTTTTAAAAACTAATTTTTAAAATCAGATAAAAAAGATGAAATAAGTAATTTTTTTTAAATAAGAATAATGAAAAAAATAAAAATAAAAATAGTGGTTTAAAAAATTTAAATTAAGATTTGGTTGAAACGCTTTGTGTAAAAGCACTGATTTAGAAAGCAACAATCAATATCATAATTATTACTAATGAAATAAAGAACACGATTGATCCTTTTACTAAAACATCCGCTTCTTTGTCTGAGTATAATACGATACCATAAGACAAAATCAATGCTATTACTAGTTCAGCAATACCTAAGTATCCTGTAGGCACTTTTACTATTTTTCCAAGGATAAATCCAATTAAATATGAAATGATGACTACCACAGCAACAGATGCTATAGGATTGCTTAATATAGGTTTTATAATTTCTCCCCAAGGTTTTCTTGGCTTTTGAGGAACATGTCCACTAAAATTGCTTAAAGCATTGTCAGAAGATGAGAAGAAACTATGGTTGTTTGTAGGCCTATTGC
The sequence above is a segment of the uncultured Methanobrevibacter sp. genome. Coding sequences within it:
- the ilvC gene encoding ketol-acid reductoisomerase, with protein sequence MKMYYDDDVDAEVVADKTIAVIGYGSQGRGQSRNMADSGLNVIVGLREGGSSWQKAVDDGMNVKTIEEAAEAADIIHILLPDETQEKVYKEQIAPYVEAGNTISFSHGYNIHFGLIQPGEDVNIVMFAPKGPGSRVRTTYLDGFGIPGLVAIEQDATGDALQIALGMAKAVGLTRAGVIETTFQEETETDLFGEQAVLCGGLSALIKAGFETLVEAGYQPEIAYFETCHEVKLIVDDIYENGMAGMWHDVSNTAEYGGLTRGNRIITDATKAEMKAILTEIQDGTFKKQFADENATDAANLKEMRAAEEKEDIEIVGKRLRIACGLQKEDE
- a CDS encoding methanogenesis marker 12 protein, whose amino-acid sequence is MVFVGMDHGTTGISFAIMNERQVLDVFKISREDSKAGKVSAIEELSKRIDLDDIELMIITYAMGDGISTILPMERVENRGILSIGGAGKVTGGGTSVYSEIENADLPVLMIPGIHKNCEWLDPLFRAAYSHHASPEKISIVYNAYLETNWENMIVADISSNSVDLLVEDGIIKGAIDACCGAMGVVHGPLDLEMIRDIDDGKRTANECFSHAGAIKIAGIDNKVAFMKDELLNNYRNGDEKAKLAIDTMIMTVAMEIAGLIAVSKNEIEGIVLTGSMGSMKDPVDFEKELNKYFKNKYPTKIISSESGAIGAAQIARDIAHGKREIMGIKVEL
- a CDS encoding undecaprenyl-diphosphate phosphatase, translating into MDIFQAIIIGLVQGLTEFLPVSSSAHLIFAQQALGVSDVGLAFDVLMHVGTLVAVIVYFFNDIVNMIKGFLLSLVDLKNGNFMGEIKKDPYKKLAWLTILATIPVGVVGVLFNDMIESMFQGLTIPAFLLLVTGCLLYASQRMNSGRIDVRNVTIKEALIMGCGQALAVLPGLSRSGTTIAAGLFAGLDKEFAAKFSFILSIPAILGAAVFQLKDLSGGNIEIGACIAGFVVAVISGYLAISVLLKIVREKSLDIFAYYCWIVGLIVLIGSLIL
- a CDS encoding branched-chain amino acid transaminase translates to MAFDENLKVWMDGEFVALKDAKISVLSHVVHYGTAVFEGIRCYETENGPAVFRLKEHVQRLFDSAKIYKMEIPFTQEEICDAIIETIKENNLKGCYIRPITFRGFGELGVNPLNCPVNTTIAVWEWGAYIGEEEMEQGANIGISTWRKPAPGTLPVLAKAAANYMNSQLANLEAGEHGYDEAIQLDYHGHVAEGSGENIFIVENGKIITPDLGSSILRGITRDSIMTIAKDLGYEVSEETISRERLYLADEVFFTGSAAEVTPIRAIDNRQIGIGSRGPVTKELQEKYFDAVYGRSEDIHNWLTYVE